Proteins from a genomic interval of Cyprinus carpio isolate SPL01 chromosome A21, ASM1834038v1, whole genome shotgun sequence:
- the LOC109045214 gene encoding ubiquitin-associated protein 2-like isoform X2 — protein MMTSVGVERAQGTRDKALPTITQTTQPQKQLQATAEQIRLAQMIYDKNDADFEDKVKQLMEVTGKNQDDCMVALHDCNEDVNRAINFLLEGTSDATSWETVGKKKSLGKDATSTVSKENKENREKKERESSKGRGGVSRRGRGTSRNRPVRTEENGVDPAAVERGADRGRRGRGRVSGGRGRGRAPVISRFTAQGMGTFNPADYSTDSGTSNSHADVWEAGANDTTDGTGKRPLLHKTYSPIFSPTLISLSLFDMFCSVAWQNTLDEWAAEDWSEDLSETKVFTSSSAPPTENHITPGQSLDLSTLLQKPVDREEVGGLKAMGSSQGLGHSLVFTNSHHQPARNGGTSAGSNSYTHATLSSVLGSGFGELGGPKLGQTAGQQILEQLKGPGLGQLTSQPSSTGTNCTPVGGPVGMGMSVPSSSWDIKPPGTQSSASLPSQFSREFQMQPEPSLVLSQLAQRQQGSLTHTGPLARQPSPPPLNTSSPAPGTLEAFPKAPESSQHRDGLSMAPSQTAESQGSSTQQRQIKTQKRRIPPSSKIPASAVEMPGSADVSGLNVQFGALDFGSESALPDFGQSENCNSEPIREAVVVPQSQSSLYSKPISESLTSPVPLLLPLASSDSIYPSPSVPLPSLAPSHSTPSLAVGPSSSSSSSSSSAASSAGNSFDCGVAPHSRLTFSQSKEPSGPVTNGFNGVRTSAALDTTSSSSTPKQESPSLGSSTSVAPSAPSSLLPPSVTPHSSALPSLASELSSASLPPLSSHVSSGHSSVSALCTTSSLTPVSVLPSSSVGSSASGSNSLHGSGVLGHIINGSTPSGVRTAQLLSSSSGKAPPNLSQGVPPLLPNQYIMGPGGLLPAYPQIYGYEDLHMLQSRLPMDYYGITFPGPTAMLSGRDGSLASNPYSGDVSKFSRGESTSPAPSTSLSAAHAPQTAQPPQAQSQGQNQPQPQGHHNTQQTFLNPALPPGYSYTGLPYYPGMPGVPSPFQYGPTMFVPPGSAKQHGMGLSNPTTPFQQPSGYGQHAFSSGYDDLTQGPAGTEYSKGYSNSSQTQAKSAASGPGKGVSVNSSNSGVPDISGTVYNKTQPFDKQGFHAGTPPPFNLPSALGGAGPLTPGAAAGYAPAQFLHILPAHQQPHSQLLHHHLTQDGQGGPSQRSQSSTMQQKTQVNKSNYGSSPYWGN, from the exons atgatgacCTCGGTGGGCGTCGAACGAGCCCAGGGCACTCGGGACAAAGCGCTGCCCACTATCACACAGACCACACAACCACAGAAACAGCTTCAG GCTACAGCCGAACAGATCCGACTGGCCCAGATGATCTATGACAAGAACGATGCAGATTTTGAGGATAAAGTGAAACAG CTCATGGAGGTTACAGGGAAGAACCAAGATGATTGCATGGTTGCTCTTCATGACTGCAACGAGGATGTCAACAGAGCCATCAATTTCCTGCTTGAGGGAACTTCTGATGCG ACCAGTTGGGAAACAGTTGGGAAAAAGAAAAGTCTTGGAAAGGATGCCACTTCCACGGTGAGTAAGGAAAACAAGGAGaacagagagaagaaagagagggaaagcaGTAAGGGTCGTGGAGGAGTGAGCCGTCGTGGCAGAGGGACCAGTCGCAACAGGCCAG TGAGGACTGAAGAGAATGGCGTGGACCCTGCTGCTGTTGAGAGGGGTGCTGACCGTGGCCGCAGGGGAAGAGGGAGAG tgtCTGGAGGTAGAGGCAGAGGACGGGCTCCAGTTATCAGCAGGTTTACAGCACAGGGGATGGG GACTTTTAACCCTGCAGACTACAGCACAGACAGCGGGACGTCAAATTCACACGCTGATGTCTGGGAAGCGGGGGCCAATGACACTACAGATGGGACAGGTAAGAGACCTCTATTGCACAAAACATATTCCCCAATCTTTAGCCCCActctcatctctctttctctctttgacaTGTTCTGTTCAGTGGCATGGCAGAACACTTTGGACGAGTGGGcagctgaagactggagtgaagAT CTCTCTGAGACCAAAGTGTTCACTTCCTCTAGTGCACCTCCAACTGAGAACCACATCACACCTGGCCAAAG TCTGGACCTATCAACTCTGCTGCAGAAGCCTGTGGATCGAGAGGAGGTGGGAGGTCTTAAGGCCATGGGCTCCTCTCAGGGGCTTGGCCACAGTCTGGTCTTTACAAACTCCCACCACCAGCCTGCTCGCAACGGAGGCACTTCTGCTGGTTCAAACAGCTACACACATGCCACCCTG TCCTCTGTTTTGGGTTCTGGTTTTGGAGAGCTGGGTGGTCCAAAACTCGGGCAGACGGCCGGGCAGCAAATACTGGAACAGCTGAAGGGGCCTGGTCTTGGGCAGCTTACCTCCCAGCCCTCCAGCACAGGGACCAACTGCACCCCTGTAGGCGGGCCGGTGGGGATGGGGATGTCTGTCCCATCCTCCTCCTGGGACATCAAACCTCCTGGAACACAGAGCTCCGCTTCACTCCCCTCCCAATTCAGTC GGGAGTTTCAGATGCAGCCTGAGCCATCTTTGGTGCTAAGCCAACTCGCCCAGCGACAGCAGGGCTCCCTGACTCACACGGGGCCTCTAGCCAGGCAACCCAGCCCTCCCCCCCTGAACACCTCTTCACCCGCCCCGGGAACACTGGAAGCTTTTCCGAAAGCGCCGGAATCTTCTCAGCACCGTGATGGGCTCTCGATGGCCCCCTCACAGACAGCCGAATCTCAGGGCAGCAGCACGCAGCAGCGGCAGATAAAGACTCAAAAGCGACGGATACCTCCTTCTTCCAAG ATTCCTGCATCTGCTGTAGAGATGCCTGGCTCAGCAGATGTGTCTGGTCTAAATGtgcagtttggagccctggaCTTTGGTTCAGAATCTGCCCTGCCGGACTTTGGCCAGTCGGAGAACTGCAACAGTGAACCCATAAGGGAGGCTGTGGTGGTTCCTCAGTCACAGAGCAGCCTTTACTCTAAACCAATCAG TGAATCTCTGACTAGTCCAGTCCCTTTGCTGCTGCCTCTGGCCTCTTCTGACAGCATCTACCCCTCTCCTTCAGTACCTCTCCCCAGTCTCGCCCCCTCCCACTCCACTCCTAGCTTGGCCGTGGGCCCCTcgtcctcttcatcctcctcttcctcctctgctgCATCATCTGCGGGTAACAGCTTTGACTGCGGTGTGGCTCCTCACTCAAGACTGACCTTCTCTCAGAGCAAGGAGCCTTCTGGGCCTGTGACA AACGGTTTCAATGGTGTGAGGACCTCTGCTGCTTTAGACA CCACATCGAGTTCCTCCACTCCAAAACAAGAGTCTCCCTCTCTGGGCAGCAGCACAAGTGTTGCCCCGTCTGCCCCATCCTCACTGTTGCCCCCTTCTGTTACACCACACAGCTCTGCTTTGCCCAGCCTGGCATCTGAGCTGTCCTCGGCCAGCTTACCTCCACTCAGCAG TCATGTGAGCAGTGGCCATTCCTCTGTGTCAGCACTTTGCACCACATCTTCACTTACA CCTGTGTCCGTTCTGCCCAGCAGCAGTGTTGGCAGCTCTGCGAGTGGCAGCAACAGTCTGCACGGGTCTGGAGTTTTGGGTCACATCATCAACGGTAGCACACCTTCCGGTGTCAGGACTGCCCAGCTACTGTCTTCCTCCAGCG GTAAAGCTCCTCCTAATCTCTCTCAGGGGGTTCCTCCACTGCTGCCTAACCAGTACATCATGGGCCCTGGAGGTCTGCTGCCTGCCTATCCG CAGATTTATGGCTATGAAGACCTCCACATGCTCCAATCCAGACTACCAATG GATTACTATGGAATCACATTCCCAGGGCCGACTGCTATGCTGTCTGGCAGAGATGGGAGCCTCGCCAGCAACCCTTACTCAG GTGATGTCTCAAAATTCAGCAGAGGTGAATCCACCTCACCAGCGCCCTCTACCAGCCTGTCTGCTGCTCATGCCCCACAGACGGCGCAGCCTCCGCAGGCTCAGAGCCAAGGACAGAACCAGCCCCAGCCTCAGGGCCATCACAACACGCAACAAACCTTCCTAAACCCAGCCCTGCCCCCTGGATACAGCTACACAGGCCTTCCATACTATCCCGGTATGCCTGGTGTGCCCAGCCCGTTCCAGTACGGCCCTACCATGTTCGTGCCCCCTGGTTCAGCCAAGCAGCACGGCATGGGACTGAGCAACCCAACAACGCCATTCCAGCAGCCCAGTGGCTACGGCCAACATGCCTTTAGCTCAG ggTACGATGACTTGACGCAAGGCCCAGCAGGGACTGAGTACAGCAAAGGTTACAGTAACTCTTCTCAAACACAGGCCAAATCTGCTGCCTCCGGCCCAGGGAAAG GTGTCTCTGTGAACTCTAGCAATTCTGGGGTGCCAGACATCAGTGGAACCGTTTACAATAAAACGCAG ccGTTCGATAAGCAGGGTTTCCATGCTGGAACACCTCCTCCTTTCAACCTCCCCTCGGCTCTGGGCGGCGCGGGACCTTTAACCCCTGGTGCTGCCGCTGGTTATGCTCCTGCTCAATTCCTTCACATTCTGCCGGCCCACCAGCAGCCCCATTCACAGCTGCTCCATCATCACCTCACCCAGGACGGACAG GGTGGGCCAAGCCAGAGAAGCCAGTCCAGCACCATGCAGCAGAAGACCCAGGTCAACAAGTCCAACTATGGCAGCTCCCCTTACTGGGGCAACTGA
- the LOC109045214 gene encoding ubiquitin-associated protein 2-like isoform X1, with protein sequence MMTSVGVERAQGTRDKALPTITQTTQPQKQLQATAEQIRLAQMIYDKNDADFEDKVKQLMEVTGKNQDDCMVALHDCNEDVNRAINFLLEGTSDATSWETVGKKKSLGKDATSTVSKENKENREKKERESSKGRGGVSRRGRGTSRNRPVRTEENGVDPAAVERGADRGRRGRGRVSGGRGRGRAPVISRFTAQGMGTFNPADYSTDSGTSNSHADVWEAGANDTTDGTGKRPLLHKTYSPIFSPTLISLSLFDMFCSVAWQNTLDEWAAEDWSEDLSETKVFTSSSAPPTENHITPGQSLDLSTLLQKPVDREEVGGLKAMGSSQGLGHSLVFTNSHHQPARNGGTSAGSNSYTHATLSSVLGSGFGELGGPKLGQTAGQQILEQLKGPGLGQLTSQPSSTGTNCTPVGGPVGMGMSVPSSSWDIKPPGTQSSASLPSQFSREFQMQPEPSLVLSQLAQRQQGSLTHTGPLARQPSPPPLNTSSPAPGTLEAFPKAPESSQHRDGLSMAPSQTAESQGSSTQQRQIKTQKRRIPPSSKIPASAVEMPGSADVSGLNVQFGALDFGSESALPDFGQSENCNSEPIREAVVVPQSQSSLYSKPISESLTSPVPLLLPLASSDSIYPSPSVPLPSLAPSHSTPSLAVGPSSSSSSSSSSAASSAGNSFDCGVAPHSRLTFSQSKEPSGPVTNGFNGVRTSAALDTTSSSSTPKQESPSLGSSTSVAPSAPSSLLPPSVTPHSSALPSLASELSSASLPPLSSHVSSGHSSVSALCTTSSLTYTSVDSVNSLAPSSMAFSSQPVSVLPSSSVGSSASGSNSLHGSGVLGHIINGSTPSGVRTAQLLSSSSGKAPPNLSQGVPPLLPNQYIMGPGGLLPAYPQIYGYEDLHMLQSRLPMDYYGITFPGPTAMLSGRDGSLASNPYSGDVSKFSRGESTSPAPSTSLSAAHAPQTAQPPQAQSQGQNQPQPQGHHNTQQTFLNPALPPGYSYTGLPYYPGMPGVPSPFQYGPTMFVPPGSAKQHGMGLSNPTTPFQQPSGYGQHAFSSGYDDLTQGPAGTEYSKGYSNSSQTQAKSAASGPGKGVSVNSSNSGVPDISGTVYNKTQPFDKQGFHAGTPPPFNLPSALGGAGPLTPGAAAGYAPAQFLHILPAHQQPHSQLLHHHLTQDGQGGPSQRSQSSTMQQKTQVNKSNYGSSPYWGN encoded by the exons atgatgacCTCGGTGGGCGTCGAACGAGCCCAGGGCACTCGGGACAAAGCGCTGCCCACTATCACACAGACCACACAACCACAGAAACAGCTTCAG GCTACAGCCGAACAGATCCGACTGGCCCAGATGATCTATGACAAGAACGATGCAGATTTTGAGGATAAAGTGAAACAG CTCATGGAGGTTACAGGGAAGAACCAAGATGATTGCATGGTTGCTCTTCATGACTGCAACGAGGATGTCAACAGAGCCATCAATTTCCTGCTTGAGGGAACTTCTGATGCG ACCAGTTGGGAAACAGTTGGGAAAAAGAAAAGTCTTGGAAAGGATGCCACTTCCACGGTGAGTAAGGAAAACAAGGAGaacagagagaagaaagagagggaaagcaGTAAGGGTCGTGGAGGAGTGAGCCGTCGTGGCAGAGGGACCAGTCGCAACAGGCCAG TGAGGACTGAAGAGAATGGCGTGGACCCTGCTGCTGTTGAGAGGGGTGCTGACCGTGGCCGCAGGGGAAGAGGGAGAG tgtCTGGAGGTAGAGGCAGAGGACGGGCTCCAGTTATCAGCAGGTTTACAGCACAGGGGATGGG GACTTTTAACCCTGCAGACTACAGCACAGACAGCGGGACGTCAAATTCACACGCTGATGTCTGGGAAGCGGGGGCCAATGACACTACAGATGGGACAGGTAAGAGACCTCTATTGCACAAAACATATTCCCCAATCTTTAGCCCCActctcatctctctttctctctttgacaTGTTCTGTTCAGTGGCATGGCAGAACACTTTGGACGAGTGGGcagctgaagactggagtgaagAT CTCTCTGAGACCAAAGTGTTCACTTCCTCTAGTGCACCTCCAACTGAGAACCACATCACACCTGGCCAAAG TCTGGACCTATCAACTCTGCTGCAGAAGCCTGTGGATCGAGAGGAGGTGGGAGGTCTTAAGGCCATGGGCTCCTCTCAGGGGCTTGGCCACAGTCTGGTCTTTACAAACTCCCACCACCAGCCTGCTCGCAACGGAGGCACTTCTGCTGGTTCAAACAGCTACACACATGCCACCCTG TCCTCTGTTTTGGGTTCTGGTTTTGGAGAGCTGGGTGGTCCAAAACTCGGGCAGACGGCCGGGCAGCAAATACTGGAACAGCTGAAGGGGCCTGGTCTTGGGCAGCTTACCTCCCAGCCCTCCAGCACAGGGACCAACTGCACCCCTGTAGGCGGGCCGGTGGGGATGGGGATGTCTGTCCCATCCTCCTCCTGGGACATCAAACCTCCTGGAACACAGAGCTCCGCTTCACTCCCCTCCCAATTCAGTC GGGAGTTTCAGATGCAGCCTGAGCCATCTTTGGTGCTAAGCCAACTCGCCCAGCGACAGCAGGGCTCCCTGACTCACACGGGGCCTCTAGCCAGGCAACCCAGCCCTCCCCCCCTGAACACCTCTTCACCCGCCCCGGGAACACTGGAAGCTTTTCCGAAAGCGCCGGAATCTTCTCAGCACCGTGATGGGCTCTCGATGGCCCCCTCACAGACAGCCGAATCTCAGGGCAGCAGCACGCAGCAGCGGCAGATAAAGACTCAAAAGCGACGGATACCTCCTTCTTCCAAG ATTCCTGCATCTGCTGTAGAGATGCCTGGCTCAGCAGATGTGTCTGGTCTAAATGtgcagtttggagccctggaCTTTGGTTCAGAATCTGCCCTGCCGGACTTTGGCCAGTCGGAGAACTGCAACAGTGAACCCATAAGGGAGGCTGTGGTGGTTCCTCAGTCACAGAGCAGCCTTTACTCTAAACCAATCAG TGAATCTCTGACTAGTCCAGTCCCTTTGCTGCTGCCTCTGGCCTCTTCTGACAGCATCTACCCCTCTCCTTCAGTACCTCTCCCCAGTCTCGCCCCCTCCCACTCCACTCCTAGCTTGGCCGTGGGCCCCTcgtcctcttcatcctcctcttcctcctctgctgCATCATCTGCGGGTAACAGCTTTGACTGCGGTGTGGCTCCTCACTCAAGACTGACCTTCTCTCAGAGCAAGGAGCCTTCTGGGCCTGTGACA AACGGTTTCAATGGTGTGAGGACCTCTGCTGCTTTAGACA CCACATCGAGTTCCTCCACTCCAAAACAAGAGTCTCCCTCTCTGGGCAGCAGCACAAGTGTTGCCCCGTCTGCCCCATCCTCACTGTTGCCCCCTTCTGTTACACCACACAGCTCTGCTTTGCCCAGCCTGGCATCTGAGCTGTCCTCGGCCAGCTTACCTCCACTCAGCAG TCATGTGAGCAGTGGCCATTCCTCTGTGTCAGCACTTTGCACCACATCTTCACTTACA TATACCAGTGTGGACAGCGTCAATTCTCTCGCCCCCTCATCAATGGCATTTTCCTCGCAGCCTGTGTCCGTTCTGCCCAGCAGCAGTGTTGGCAGCTCTGCGAGTGGCAGCAACAGTCTGCACGGGTCTGGAGTTTTGGGTCACATCATCAACGGTAGCACACCTTCCGGTGTCAGGACTGCCCAGCTACTGTCTTCCTCCAGCG GTAAAGCTCCTCCTAATCTCTCTCAGGGGGTTCCTCCACTGCTGCCTAACCAGTACATCATGGGCCCTGGAGGTCTGCTGCCTGCCTATCCG CAGATTTATGGCTATGAAGACCTCCACATGCTCCAATCCAGACTACCAATG GATTACTATGGAATCACATTCCCAGGGCCGACTGCTATGCTGTCTGGCAGAGATGGGAGCCTCGCCAGCAACCCTTACTCAG GTGATGTCTCAAAATTCAGCAGAGGTGAATCCACCTCACCAGCGCCCTCTACCAGCCTGTCTGCTGCTCATGCCCCACAGACGGCGCAGCCTCCGCAGGCTCAGAGCCAAGGACAGAACCAGCCCCAGCCTCAGGGCCATCACAACACGCAACAAACCTTCCTAAACCCAGCCCTGCCCCCTGGATACAGCTACACAGGCCTTCCATACTATCCCGGTATGCCTGGTGTGCCCAGCCCGTTCCAGTACGGCCCTACCATGTTCGTGCCCCCTGGTTCAGCCAAGCAGCACGGCATGGGACTGAGCAACCCAACAACGCCATTCCAGCAGCCCAGTGGCTACGGCCAACATGCCTTTAGCTCAG ggTACGATGACTTGACGCAAGGCCCAGCAGGGACTGAGTACAGCAAAGGTTACAGTAACTCTTCTCAAACACAGGCCAAATCTGCTGCCTCCGGCCCAGGGAAAG GTGTCTCTGTGAACTCTAGCAATTCTGGGGTGCCAGACATCAGTGGAACCGTTTACAATAAAACGCAG ccGTTCGATAAGCAGGGTTTCCATGCTGGAACACCTCCTCCTTTCAACCTCCCCTCGGCTCTGGGCGGCGCGGGACCTTTAACCCCTGGTGCTGCCGCTGGTTATGCTCCTGCTCAATTCCTTCACATTCTGCCGGCCCACCAGCAGCCCCATTCACAGCTGCTCCATCATCACCTCACCCAGGACGGACAG GGTGGGCCAAGCCAGAGAAGCCAGTCCAGCACCATGCAGCAGAAGACCCAGGTCAACAAGTCCAACTATGGCAGCTCCCCTTACTGGGGCAACTGA
- the LOC109045214 gene encoding ubiquitin-associated protein 2-like isoform X3 has translation MMTSVGVERAQGTRDKALPTITQTTQPQKQLQATAEQIRLAQMIYDKNDADFEDKVKQLMEVTGKNQDDCMVALHDCNEDVNRAINFLLEGTSDATSWETVGKKKSLGKDATSTVSKENKENREKKERESSKGRGGVSRRGRGTSRNRPVRTEENGVDPAAVERGADRGRRGRGRVSGGRGRGRAPVISRFTAQGMGTFNPADYSTDSGTSNSHADVWEAGANDTTDGTVAWQNTLDEWAAEDWSEDVSLSETKVFTSSSAPPTENHITPGQSLDLSTLLQKPVDREEVGGLKAMGSSQGLGHSLVFTNSHHQPARNGGTSAGSNSYTHATLSSVLGSGFGELGGPKLGQTAGQQILEQLKGPGLGQLTSQPSSTGTNCTPVGGPVGMGMSVPSSSWDIKPPGTQSSASLPSQFSREFQMQPEPSLVLSQLAQRQQGSLTHTGPLARQPSPPPLNTSSPAPGTLEAFPKAPESSQHRDGLSMAPSQTAESQGSSTQQRQIKTQKRRIPPSSKIPASAVEMPGSADVSGLNVQFGALDFGSESALPDFGQSENCNSEPIREAVVVPQSQSSLYSKPISESLTSPVPLLLPLASSDSIYPSPSVPLPSLAPSHSTPSLAVGPSSSSSSSSSSAASSAGNSFDCGVAPHSRLTFSQSKEPSGPVTNGFNGVRTSAALDTTSSSSTPKQESPSLGSSTSVAPSAPSSLLPPSVTPHSSALPSLASELSSASLPPLSSHVSSGHSSVSALCTTSSLTYTSVDSVNSLAPSSMAFSSQPVSVLPSSSVGSSASGSNSLHGSGVLGHIINGSTPSGVRTAQLLSSSSGKAPPNLSQGVPPLLPNQYIMGPGGLLPAYPQIYGYEDLHMLQSRLPMDYYGITFPGPTAMLSGRDGSLASNPYSGDVSKFSRGESTSPAPSTSLSAAHAPQTAQPPQAQSQGQNQPQPQGHHNTQQTFLNPALPPGYSYTGLPYYPGMPGVPSPFQYGPTMFVPPGSAKQHGMGLSNPTTPFQQPSGYGQHAFSSGYDDLTQGPAGTEYSKGYSNSSQTQAKSAASGPGKGVSVNSSNSGVPDISGTVYNKTQPFDKQGFHAGTPPPFNLPSALGGAGPLTPGAAAGYAPAQFLHILPAHQQPHSQLLHHHLTQDGQGGPSQRSQSSTMQQKTQVNKSNYGSSPYWGN, from the exons atgatgacCTCGGTGGGCGTCGAACGAGCCCAGGGCACTCGGGACAAAGCGCTGCCCACTATCACACAGACCACACAACCACAGAAACAGCTTCAG GCTACAGCCGAACAGATCCGACTGGCCCAGATGATCTATGACAAGAACGATGCAGATTTTGAGGATAAAGTGAAACAG CTCATGGAGGTTACAGGGAAGAACCAAGATGATTGCATGGTTGCTCTTCATGACTGCAACGAGGATGTCAACAGAGCCATCAATTTCCTGCTTGAGGGAACTTCTGATGCG ACCAGTTGGGAAACAGTTGGGAAAAAGAAAAGTCTTGGAAAGGATGCCACTTCCACGGTGAGTAAGGAAAACAAGGAGaacagagagaagaaagagagggaaagcaGTAAGGGTCGTGGAGGAGTGAGCCGTCGTGGCAGAGGGACCAGTCGCAACAGGCCAG TGAGGACTGAAGAGAATGGCGTGGACCCTGCTGCTGTTGAGAGGGGTGCTGACCGTGGCCGCAGGGGAAGAGGGAGAG tgtCTGGAGGTAGAGGCAGAGGACGGGCTCCAGTTATCAGCAGGTTTACAGCACAGGGGATGGG GACTTTTAACCCTGCAGACTACAGCACAGACAGCGGGACGTCAAATTCACACGCTGATGTCTGGGAAGCGGGGGCCAATGACACTACAGATGGGACAG TGGCATGGCAGAACACTTTGGACGAGTGGGcagctgaagactggagtgaagATGTGAGT CTCTCTGAGACCAAAGTGTTCACTTCCTCTAGTGCACCTCCAACTGAGAACCACATCACACCTGGCCAAAG TCTGGACCTATCAACTCTGCTGCAGAAGCCTGTGGATCGAGAGGAGGTGGGAGGTCTTAAGGCCATGGGCTCCTCTCAGGGGCTTGGCCACAGTCTGGTCTTTACAAACTCCCACCACCAGCCTGCTCGCAACGGAGGCACTTCTGCTGGTTCAAACAGCTACACACATGCCACCCTG TCCTCTGTTTTGGGTTCTGGTTTTGGAGAGCTGGGTGGTCCAAAACTCGGGCAGACGGCCGGGCAGCAAATACTGGAACAGCTGAAGGGGCCTGGTCTTGGGCAGCTTACCTCCCAGCCCTCCAGCACAGGGACCAACTGCACCCCTGTAGGCGGGCCGGTGGGGATGGGGATGTCTGTCCCATCCTCCTCCTGGGACATCAAACCTCCTGGAACACAGAGCTCCGCTTCACTCCCCTCCCAATTCAGTC GGGAGTTTCAGATGCAGCCTGAGCCATCTTTGGTGCTAAGCCAACTCGCCCAGCGACAGCAGGGCTCCCTGACTCACACGGGGCCTCTAGCCAGGCAACCCAGCCCTCCCCCCCTGAACACCTCTTCACCCGCCCCGGGAACACTGGAAGCTTTTCCGAAAGCGCCGGAATCTTCTCAGCACCGTGATGGGCTCTCGATGGCCCCCTCACAGACAGCCGAATCTCAGGGCAGCAGCACGCAGCAGCGGCAGATAAAGACTCAAAAGCGACGGATACCTCCTTCTTCCAAG ATTCCTGCATCTGCTGTAGAGATGCCTGGCTCAGCAGATGTGTCTGGTCTAAATGtgcagtttggagccctggaCTTTGGTTCAGAATCTGCCCTGCCGGACTTTGGCCAGTCGGAGAACTGCAACAGTGAACCCATAAGGGAGGCTGTGGTGGTTCCTCAGTCACAGAGCAGCCTTTACTCTAAACCAATCAG TGAATCTCTGACTAGTCCAGTCCCTTTGCTGCTGCCTCTGGCCTCTTCTGACAGCATCTACCCCTCTCCTTCAGTACCTCTCCCCAGTCTCGCCCCCTCCCACTCCACTCCTAGCTTGGCCGTGGGCCCCTcgtcctcttcatcctcctcttcctcctctgctgCATCATCTGCGGGTAACAGCTTTGACTGCGGTGTGGCTCCTCACTCAAGACTGACCTTCTCTCAGAGCAAGGAGCCTTCTGGGCCTGTGACA AACGGTTTCAATGGTGTGAGGACCTCTGCTGCTTTAGACA CCACATCGAGTTCCTCCACTCCAAAACAAGAGTCTCCCTCTCTGGGCAGCAGCACAAGTGTTGCCCCGTCTGCCCCATCCTCACTGTTGCCCCCTTCTGTTACACCACACAGCTCTGCTTTGCCCAGCCTGGCATCTGAGCTGTCCTCGGCCAGCTTACCTCCACTCAGCAG TCATGTGAGCAGTGGCCATTCCTCTGTGTCAGCACTTTGCACCACATCTTCACTTACA TATACCAGTGTGGACAGCGTCAATTCTCTCGCCCCCTCATCAATGGCATTTTCCTCGCAGCCTGTGTCCGTTCTGCCCAGCAGCAGTGTTGGCAGCTCTGCGAGTGGCAGCAACAGTCTGCACGGGTCTGGAGTTTTGGGTCACATCATCAACGGTAGCACACCTTCCGGTGTCAGGACTGCCCAGCTACTGTCTTCCTCCAGCG GTAAAGCTCCTCCTAATCTCTCTCAGGGGGTTCCTCCACTGCTGCCTAACCAGTACATCATGGGCCCTGGAGGTCTGCTGCCTGCCTATCCG CAGATTTATGGCTATGAAGACCTCCACATGCTCCAATCCAGACTACCAATG GATTACTATGGAATCACATTCCCAGGGCCGACTGCTATGCTGTCTGGCAGAGATGGGAGCCTCGCCAGCAACCCTTACTCAG GTGATGTCTCAAAATTCAGCAGAGGTGAATCCACCTCACCAGCGCCCTCTACCAGCCTGTCTGCTGCTCATGCCCCACAGACGGCGCAGCCTCCGCAGGCTCAGAGCCAAGGACAGAACCAGCCCCAGCCTCAGGGCCATCACAACACGCAACAAACCTTCCTAAACCCAGCCCTGCCCCCTGGATACAGCTACACAGGCCTTCCATACTATCCCGGTATGCCTGGTGTGCCCAGCCCGTTCCAGTACGGCCCTACCATGTTCGTGCCCCCTGGTTCAGCCAAGCAGCACGGCATGGGACTGAGCAACCCAACAACGCCATTCCAGCAGCCCAGTGGCTACGGCCAACATGCCTTTAGCTCAG ggTACGATGACTTGACGCAAGGCCCAGCAGGGACTGAGTACAGCAAAGGTTACAGTAACTCTTCTCAAACACAGGCCAAATCTGCTGCCTCCGGCCCAGGGAAAG GTGTCTCTGTGAACTCTAGCAATTCTGGGGTGCCAGACATCAGTGGAACCGTTTACAATAAAACGCAG ccGTTCGATAAGCAGGGTTTCCATGCTGGAACACCTCCTCCTTTCAACCTCCCCTCGGCTCTGGGCGGCGCGGGACCTTTAACCCCTGGTGCTGCCGCTGGTTATGCTCCTGCTCAATTCCTTCACATTCTGCCGGCCCACCAGCAGCCCCATTCACAGCTGCTCCATCATCACCTCACCCAGGACGGACAG GGTGGGCCAAGCCAGAGAAGCCAGTCCAGCACCATGCAGCAGAAGACCCAGGTCAACAAGTCCAACTATGGCAGCTCCCCTTACTGGGGCAACTGA